Part of the Nitrososphaerales archaeon genome is shown below.
TTCTCGCAAAGACCACTCTCGGCTCCTCTTCAAAGATCCATCGAGCCGTATCAATATCATGTACAGATGTATCCATAACTATGCCTACATCACGCACCTGACCTGTCCATCGATTCTCCCGATGAAATTCGAGGAGGAGTGGTTTGCCAACTTCATCCCCTTTTAGGATCCTTTTCAACTCGATTACAGCGGGATTGAAGCGTTCGATGTAACCAACGGTGAGGATTACATTCTTCTTTTTCGCCAAAGATACTAGCTCTTCACCTTCACGAGATGAATAAGTCAATGGTTTTTCGATGAACGTATCGAGCCCTGAGTTAATAGTTTTCATACCTATTTCATAATGGGTAGAGGTGGGTGTACAGATGGTAACAGCATCCAAATCTTCTTTCTCCAACATTTCATCAACAGATGTATAACCCTTCACCCCATACTTTTCTTCATACATCTTGACCTTCGTGGCATCTATATCACAAAAGGAGGATAATACCTTCAGATCCTTCAGAACCCGCAGATGGTTCTTGCCCCAACCTCCAACACCGATGACCCCAACCTTCACCAAATCGATCACCCTGTGATCCATTCGATCGGCATATTAGCCTTTAATATAAATCCTCCCGGTAAGGTCTTATCTTTTACCATCTTTAAAGTTGCTTCGAAATCCTGCTTAGAGCATGTAATTATGATATAAGTTCTATCGGTCGGTTGGATCAAATTCGCCCACTCATCCTTCCTACTGATTGGGATAGTATCGCTGATATAATCCTTAAACCTTTCTACCATGCTCTTCAAGGTCATCAAGCGGTCACCCCTTGCCTCAAACTGATCTAAGGACCACAGTAGCACAATCTTCATCTTACTAGTCTTTAATTCTCGAGCTTTGATAAATTTTCTTAATTCATCGATTAAGTATTTGGTGTAGCTATTTATACTCCT
Proteins encoded:
- a CDS encoding Gfo/Idh/MocA family oxidoreductase, coding for MKVGVIGVGGWGKNHLRVLKDLKVLSSFCDIDATKVKMYEEKYGVKGYTSVDEMLEKEDLDAVTICTPTSTHYEIGMKTINSGLDTFIEKPLTYSSREGEELVSLAKKKNVILTVGYIERFNPAVIELKRILKGDEVGKPLLLEFHRENRWTGQVRDVGIVMDTSVHDIDTARWIFEEEPRVVFARTGKVIGNYEDFATIILGFDGEKTAFITSNWVTPKRVRQLITVCTNGIVTIDFITQEIRVDDSKGTLIPRKEWQEPLMLELKSFIECVEGRKEPLIKGEDGVKVTKIAEAALVSSQTGSPIYLQL